The DNA region GGTCTGAATTAGGATGAATATCAACGGCTTTTTATGGTGGATGGTCTTGTGACTATGCTGGCACTGCTCGAGGAGCAGCTTGGGCAGGTGTTGGTAAAGGACATAAATAAAAATTAAATGCGAATCAATTATTTGAGGGCTTATTATGAATAATAAAAAATTAAAAAAATTTATTTTGATTGTTTTTTGTTTATCTTTGACTTATTTCGGGCTAGTAAATCCATCTGTTGAAGGTAGTTCATTTAAGGGTGATTATTTATTGCCATGTTTGGCAGCAAAATCAGCTATAAAACAACAAAAAAAGTTTCCACAAGCAGATGTAAAATATAAGAATACATTAGCATGGAGTTACCAACATAGTGTTGATGCATACAATTATTTGAATGAGTTATCAGATAATTCCATTAACTTAATTGCAAAAAAGGGAATAGTTAATAATTATAGTAAAAATAATACAACTTTAAAAGCATTATTCAAATATGCCATTTCTAATGGTTTTGGATTACAATTGAGCGTTGCAGGTTTTGAAAACACCAGCAATTTAAAGAAAAATTTTTGGTGTAACGATTCTTTTCCCGATCGAAAAAGTGCGTGTAAAATTGAGGGCATTCCCACTGTGTGGGACACCCCAAACAGCGGGAACAAAGGGGAAAAAACTGTTAAATACTGGTCTGAATTAGGAAATATCCCGACAGCTTTTTATGGTGGATGGTCGTGTGATTATGCGGGCACTACAAGAGGAGCTGCGTGGGCAGGAGTAGGTAAGGGGCATAAATAAATTTGTGCTATATCGGTATACATAATGATTCGAGGATAAATAATGAACAAAAATAGTATGTTGGCTAGCCGTGCTGGTACTACAGATGAGTACGGGTTTTGGGTATGCCAGTGGGAGTACGATTGATTTAAATCACGTAACGTACATACTGGCAAAAGCTGGTGTGAATATTATTGAACCTTAAAAAATTTTTTCTAAAACGAATACAATCTAAAAAAATACGGCCGCATGGCACTATAAAGATTCAGTTAAGGCATATATATATTTAGCTTTATTACCAATTTCGGCAACAAAATGAATGGCAGCAGATAATATTTCGACCATATATTACCCGAAAAAAGGAGAACTTTATTAAAATCTCTTTTGAAGTCAGACTATTGGTGTAATGATCCTGTTTCGACGCTTCAAAAGGCGGTGAATCAAAAAATGGTACCTGGCGTTTGGGATACTGCTAATAGTTCGAATTTAGGTAAGAGAACAGTTGCACATTGGTCAGAATTAGGTGGTATTTCGACAGCTTTTTATGACGGTTGGTCTTGTGATTATCATAGAGATGGCACTTGGGTAGACGTTGGTAGTGTTAAGAATGTTGATTAAAGATCGAAACACTGCAAGCATAATGTGCACATTTCTATTTTTTATTGCTTCATCAAGGGCTTTTTAATAATGTGGGTCATTCACCCGCGTAATGATGTTGATGATGCAAGGGGTCAAGTTGAAAAAGAATCATTGCCTGCCGGTCGATTTGTTTCATTTGTTAGTAATAAAATCGCTTTATGCCATGGGAAAGCCACTTTTAGTTAAATGTCGCCACAGCCTATCGAACATATATAGTTGACATTTATGGTGGTTTCGCTTATTCTTACAACATAAATTGATTTTGAGTAGAAGAGTAGATAAGGTTGTTTGCAAAGAGAGTTGCGCCGAAGTTGAGAAGCAATCAAGCCCCTTATTCGAACCACACCTATGATTAGTCGGAACATCATGTTCACGGGTCATTTCGTTATCAATGTGCGCCAAATATTATTTGGGGTATGAGTACTGAACAGTAATGTTTAGTAAAATTGAGGTGGAACCACGATTTTTATCGTCCTCAGGTCATCGATTCGATGGCCTGAGGACTTTTTGCATTTAAAAAGAAATGTTGAGGATATGATGATGAACTATATTTGGTCAATTATGCCAAGTTTGATTACTGGATTAAAAATGACTGTTGGTGTTTTTGCACTCACCTTATTGGGCGCAATTCCGTTAGGTGTTTTGGTTGCAATGGCTTTACGTTCAGAAATTTTTCTATTGCGTTGGGTCATGAATGCATATATCTGGATTATGCGAGGTACCCCGTTATTATTGCAGATTGTCTTTGTTTATTACGGGTTAAGCCTAGCACATATCGCCACACTACCTAGATTTGAAGCAGCAGTGATGACTTTTATTTTGAATTATGCGGCTTACTTTGCTGAAATTTTCCGTGGTGGGTTACAAAGTATCCCGCAAGGACAATATGAAGGTGCGCAGGTTTTGGGCTTTAAGCCGTGGCAGACCATGAAGAAAATAATTCTGCCGCAAGTAACAAAAATTGTAATGCCATCGGTGGGAAATGAAGTTGTTAATTTAGTTAAAGATTCATCATTGGTTTATGTGATTGGAATTGGTGACTTGATGCGAGCTGGAAATATTGCAGCAGCACGAGATGTCACCTTGATTCCATATTTATTAGTCGGTGTTTTGTATCTATTGTTAACCATCGTTGCAACTATGATTATGCGTCGAATTGAGAACAAATTAAACTATTATCGTTAGAACGGAGGCATTAAGATGCTCGAAATAACCAATTTAAGTAAATTTTACAGTGAACGTACTATTTTTAAAAATCTGAGTTTAAAAATTGAACCAGGTGAAGTATTGACAATTGTTGGACCATCAGGTATTGGAAAGACAACATTTTTACGCATTATCGCTGGTTTATTACCTGCTAATTCTGGTTCTATTAAATTAGATGATGAATTATTAGATATTTCGGGTCATCGATTGAATGCAAAAGTAGGGGTTATTTTTCAAGATTTTAATCTTTTTCCAAATTATACGGTTAAAGAAAATATCACGTTGGCGCCAATCACAGTTGCTAAAAAAACAAAGCGAGAAGCCGAAGTCGAAGCTAGCCAGTTATTATCCGATTTAGGTTTGTCAGAGCAGGCAGATTTATATCCGTTCCAACTGTCTGGGGGTCAAAAGCAACGTGTGGCGATCGCAAGAGCCTTAGCGATGCATCCTGGTATTTTGGCTTATGATGAACCAACATCTGGTTTGGATGAGGAATCAACTCAGCGTGTCGCAACGGTGATCTCAGAGTTGAAACAAAAAGGTGTGACACAGTTAGTGGTGACACACGATTTAGCATTTGCACAAACCATTGCAGATGAAACGCTCGATTTTGGACATGAGGTGAATCTAGGATGACAAAACAAAAAAAGTTTTTTTGGAATAGTGTCGTAGCATTGATATTAATTGTGATTGGCGGCGTAATTTTCTTTCGCATTCATCAACAATCGGATACGTGGGCTAAAACCACAGCTAATAAACAACTTGTTGTGGGGGTAGATGATACATTTGTACCAATGGGATTTCGTGATAAAAATGGAAAATTAGTTGGCTTTGATGTTGACTTAGCTCGAAAGACGATTCAGTCTTTGGGCTTTAAAGTTAAGTTTCAACCAATCGATTGGTCTATGAAAGAGACTGAGTTAAAAACAGGCCACATTGATATGATTTGGAATGGGTATACAATTACACCAGATCGGCAAAAAAAAGTAGCTTTTTCAAATTCATACCATTCAGATAAACAAGTCTTGGTGACTATGCGGACGAATCAAATTGTGACACCACAGGATATGGTAGGGAAAACGCTAGGATTACAAACTGGTTCTTCTGGTATGTTAACTTATGACGCGCAACCTAAAGTTTTGAAAAATTTTGTTAAAAGTGCTGTTCAGTATGATACTTTTGATAAAGCATTGACTGATTTGCAAGTTGGTCGGATTCAAGCAGTTTTGATTGATAGTGATTTTGCGCGTTACTATGTGGCGCACGAGGCGGACCCAGATCAATTTGCGATTCTTGATTTGAGTTATCCAGCTGAGCAATTTGCGGTCGGATTCCGGAAAAAAGATATGACGCTGCGCCGGAAAGTCAATGCACAACTTAAAAAGTTTGCGCAAGACGGAACCCTAGATAATATTTCAAAGAAGTATTTTGGAACGGTTAATCAAAAATAATTAAGATAGAATATAAGTTATAAGGTATAATCTTGATAATTCATATTTTTTAAGAGGTTTGGGACAAATGCAAGAAAAAACAGCCATGTCATTCAAATGGCTATTGACAGCAAGTTTTATTAATAGTTTTGCGTTGGGTTTTATTTGGCCACTAACGTCAATTTATTTACATGATCAATTACATCAGACATTGGTTGTAATTGGTTGGGTGATGTTAGCCAATGCTTTAGGGCAGATGATTGGTAGTGTCATTTCAGGACGTTTATTTGATCGGTTCGCGCCATTTGTTTTAATTCAAATTGGGGTTGGCGTGATGATCGTTGCCCAAGTAGCTTTTATTATTTGGCATAGTTGGCCAGTTTATCCTTTAATTTTAGTCGTTACTGGCTTGTTTAGTGGGTGGAATACCGCTGCGATTAACTCGTATGGTACGCAGATTAATAATCGTGATGGGCGCTATGTTTTTAATATGTTATATTTCATTGCTAATTTTGGGATGGTTTTTGCGACAGCGATTGTTGGTCCAATTTACGCATTTGGGATTATTTGGTTATTTGTTATCTCATTGGTAATGTATTCATTTTTGTTTTGGATTATTCGACGGCATTTTAACTTCTCAATTGCCAGAACAAAAGCAGATGTAAAAATCAGTTTGGACCAACAACTATCAGTCTGGAATAAACGTTTGATTTGGACCGTTATTATTGGTCTTGGTATTCTTTGGATTTCATATTCGCAGTGGTTAGGTAATTTATCTGTTTATATGTCGGATGTTTTATCATTACCACTTTGGCAATATTCAATGTTGTGGACGATTAATGGCTTATTAATTGCAGCCATCCAGCTCACAATGAATGGATTGAATTTAGTCGCTTCTCGGCGAGCAATGTGGATTCAAATCTTTGGAGGTATCGGTTTCTTTGGGTTAGCATTCCTTGTATTACCGTTTGTCAATAATTTTACCGGCTTTGCCATTGCAATGATTATTACAACATTTGGCGAAGCAACTGCTTTTCCAATGATTCCCGCACTAATTAATGAATTGACACCAAATGGGTTAAAAGGTCGTTTTCAAGGGTGGGCAGCAGCTGCACCTTCTGCTGGACGCGCCTTTGGGCCTTTACTTGGTGGCCTGATGATTGAACACAGTGGTTACCATCAGATGTTCTTTGCTGCAGCGGGTATTGTGCTTTTGGCCTTAATCGGTGTCGCGATTATGGTGATGTGGGGTTATCGCTTCACAACGCATTATGAACAATAAATATATGTATCAAAAAAGTCTCTCACGCAATTGATTTGGCGTGGGAGACTTTTTATATTGAATTATAATTTAAATATGTGAGAGAGTTCTTTATTGAGTTGATGGCGTTGATGAAGAGACACTTGGTGCCGAACTTGACGCCGGCTCAGAAGACGAAGATGAAGACTCACTTGATTCTGAGCTTGATGATGATTTACTTGTCGATGATGAACTTGAATAAACATAGTTACCACGGACACGATTAGCAAATGGATCAGTAAACTTGGCATTACCACTCACTTCATATTCTGTTTTACCATATTTTGACACTTTTTTGACGGTACTTGGTTGTTTCCAATCAGAACCATCACGATTATCACGACGCATAACATATTGCATAATGGTGTCATAAATTTCATTTGGTAGGTGGGCAGTTGTCCCAGTTAGACCATTCAGCGGTGTTGCTGTTTTGTTTGGTTCTTTATAACCAGTCCAAACTGAGATTGAAGCAGACTTAGTAAAGCCAGTGAACCAGAGGTCAGTCGCAGCTGAACTAGGGTAGCCAGAATCAGACGCATATGCGACCGTTCCAGATTTAGCACCTTGTACATAGCTGCTGTGGACGTAATTTTGGAAGCCTAAACTAAAGGTACCTGTTGAGGTTAATACTGATTGAAGCATACTATTCATCATGAAAGCGGTAGAAGTTTTCATAGCACGTTTACCAGTGCTTTCTAAATTATGCACCTTACCGTCTTGAGTTGTAATGGTATTGATGTACGCTGGTGCATAATACATGCCACCGTTTGCGAAAGCCGCAAAGGCTGTAGCAGCTTGTTCAGTTGAAATATTAAAGCCAATGGCTGAGCTACCTTCTAACGAGACGTCGATGCCAAGCTTTTTCAAAAAGGCAGTTGCGTTTGAATAGCCGACAAATTCATCAGTACCACCGTTAGGTAAAATACTTTGTCCCTGTAAGGTATGTAATGCCGGAACGTTTAACGAACGTGAAAGGGCATTGCGCATAGTGACATAAGGTTGTCCGCTTTGTTTAGAATAAGGTTGAAGATTTGACATACCGGCATCACCAGCATAAATACTGGTTCCAGCATATTTAAATGATGTTGAGTCGTCAACCGCGCGATAAGTTGGCCAGTTAAGATTTTCAATTGCAGGCGCGTAATCAACGAGTGGCTTAACCGTTGATCCACCTGAGCGGCCAGTTGAAGTCGCCAAGTTACTTAGGCTCAGACCTTCTTGCTTTCGATTACCAATTTGAGCAATCACATCACCAGTTTGTGGATCCGTAATGGTTAATGCGGCTTGTACCTCATCATTTGGATAAGGAATACCATATTGATTACTGGCTGATGCGTTGACCACATCATAGGCCTTTTGTTGAATGTCTAAATCGAGATTTGTTTTGATTGTTAATCCGTCTTTGTTGACATCATATTTTTTTGCCTTTAATTCACTAAGGACGGAAGTAATGTATGAATCAGATACTTTTCTGACTTGTTCGGAATCTTGTTCATCAGTGTGTTCGGTTAGTAAACCATCATCGATAGGGACTTGTTGATATTTTTTAGCTTCTGATTTCGTGATAGCGCCAGATTCTGACATCGCTTGTAAGACCTGATCACGACGATATTTGGCACCTTTTGGATTGGTGTAAGGGTCGTAGCCTGACGGTGATTGTGGCAACCCAGCAATCAATGCAATCTGTGGCACGGAGAGATCTTTCATCTCTTTTCCAAAATAATATTGCGCAGCAGTCTTCATACCATAAACGCCATTACCTAGGTAAACTTTATTCATATAAAGTGTTAGAATTTGTGCTTTTGAATATTCTTTTTCGATACGCGTTGCGAGCCATGCTTCTTGTGCTTTTCGCTTAAACGTTTGATCGCTGACCGCTGATGAGAAGACAGTTTGTTTAACCAATTGTTGCGTTAGTGTAGAACCACCTTGAAGTCCAAGTGATGAACCAGTAACGTTTGCAAAGGCCGCACCAATAATACGTTTCAGGTCGACACCACCGTGTTGATAAAAACGACGATCTTCAATAGCAACCACAGCTTCTTTCATGAGTTTTGGGTACTCGGCTTGCTGTGCAATTTCTCGTTTTTGGTTACCGCTAGTCCAAATGACTTTATTATTGGCATCAACCATTGTTGACTGAGATGTGCCAACTAATTGCTGATTAGTTATTTTGGGTGCTGATGAGGCCCAAAAAGCGAATACTGCGCCACCAATTACGGTGCCCACGACACCGAGGCCGACTAATGTTAGCAAGATTGCACGAGTGATTTTAAAAGCCTTTGAATGATTTTTTTTAGTCGTTTTTTTCTGACGGCCGTTTCGAGCAGCGCGCGATAGTTGTTGATCAGACATAAAACATAGTCTCCTTAAATGTTCTGTTCTTTAATTAATTCATCAACGGCCTTTAAATAAGGTAACGTTAAGTTGATAGCATTTGGTAT from Weissella diestrammenae includes:
- a CDS encoding amino acid ABC transporter permease, with protein sequence MNYIWSIMPSLITGLKMTVGVFALTLLGAIPLGVLVAMALRSEIFLLRWVMNAYIWIMRGTPLLLQIVFVYYGLSLAHIATLPRFEAAVMTFILNYAAYFAEIFRGGLQSIPQGQYEGAQVLGFKPWQTMKKIILPQVTKIVMPSVGNEVVNLVKDSSLVYVIGIGDLMRAGNIAAARDVTLIPYLLVGVLYLLLTIVATMIMRRIENKLNYYR
- a CDS encoding amino acid ABC transporter ATP-binding protein; translated protein: MLEITNLSKFYSERTIFKNLSLKIEPGEVLTIVGPSGIGKTTFLRIIAGLLPANSGSIKLDDELLDISGHRLNAKVGVIFQDFNLFPNYTVKENITLAPITVAKKTKREAEVEASQLLSDLGLSEQADLYPFQLSGGQKQRVAIARALAMHPGILAYDEPTSGLDEESTQRVATVISELKQKGVTQLVVTHDLAFAQTIADETLDFGHEVNLG
- a CDS encoding amino acid ABC transporter substrate-binding protein; this encodes MTKQKKFFWNSVVALILIVIGGVIFFRIHQQSDTWAKTTANKQLVVGVDDTFVPMGFRDKNGKLVGFDVDLARKTIQSLGFKVKFQPIDWSMKETELKTGHIDMIWNGYTITPDRQKKVAFSNSYHSDKQVLVTMRTNQIVTPQDMVGKTLGLQTGSSGMLTYDAQPKVLKNFVKSAVQYDTFDKALTDLQVGRIQAVLIDSDFARYYVAHEADPDQFAILDLSYPAEQFAVGFRKKDMTLRRKVNAQLKKFAQDGTLDNISKKYFGTVNQK
- a CDS encoding MFS transporter, with product MQEKTAMSFKWLLTASFINSFALGFIWPLTSIYLHDQLHQTLVVIGWVMLANALGQMIGSVISGRLFDRFAPFVLIQIGVGVMIVAQVAFIIWHSWPVYPLILVVTGLFSGWNTAAINSYGTQINNRDGRYVFNMLYFIANFGMVFATAIVGPIYAFGIIWLFVISLVMYSFLFWIIRRHFNFSIARTKADVKISLDQQLSVWNKRLIWTVIIGLGILWISYSQWLGNLSVYMSDVLSLPLWQYSMLWTINGLLIAAIQLTMNGLNLVASRRAMWIQIFGGIGFFGLAFLVLPFVNNFTGFAIAMIITTFGEATAFPMIPALINELTPNGLKGRFQGWAAAAPSAGRAFGPLLGGLMIEHSGYHQMFFAAAGIVLLALIGVAIMVMWGYRFTTHYEQ
- a CDS encoding transglycosylase domain-containing protein produces the protein MSDQQLSRAARNGRQKKTTKKNHSKAFKITRAILLTLVGLGVVGTVIGGAVFAFWASSAPKITNQQLVGTSQSTMVDANNKVIWTSGNQKREIAQQAEYPKLMKEAVVAIEDRRFYQHGGVDLKRIIGAAFANVTGSSLGLQGGSTLTQQLVKQTVFSSAVSDQTFKRKAQEAWLATRIEKEYSKAQILTLYMNKVYLGNGVYGMKTAAQYYFGKEMKDLSVPQIALIAGLPQSPSGYDPYTNPKGAKYRRDQVLQAMSESGAITKSEAKKYQQVPIDDGLLTEHTDEQDSEQVRKVSDSYITSVLSELKAKKYDVNKDGLTIKTNLDLDIQQKAYDVVNASASNQYGIPYPNDEVQAALTITDPQTGDVIAQIGNRKQEGLSLSNLATSTGRSGGSTVKPLVDYAPAIENLNWPTYRAVDDSTSFKYAGTSIYAGDAGMSNLQPYSKQSGQPYVTMRNALSRSLNVPALHTLQGQSILPNGGTDEFVGYSNATAFLKKLGIDVSLEGSSAIGFNISTEQAATAFAAFANGGMYYAPAYINTITTQDGKVHNLESTGKRAMKTSTAFMMNSMLQSVLTSTGTFSLGFQNYVHSSYVQGAKSGTVAYASDSGYPSSAATDLWFTGFTKSASISVWTGYKEPNKTATPLNGLTGTTAHLPNEIYDTIMQYVMRRDNRDGSDWKQPSTVKKVSKYGKTEYEVSGNAKFTDPFANRVRGNYVYSSSSSTSKSSSSSESSESSSSSSEPASSSAPSVSSSTPSTQ